The genomic window CCGGGCCCGTTCCAGTCCGTCGGGGGTGAGCTGGTAGTAGCGGCGGGCCGGGCGGCCCTCGGTTCGGGGGTCGATGTCCTCCCAGCGGGAGGTCAGCCAGCCCACGGTCTCCAGCCGGGCCAGGATGGGATGGATGGTCCCGCTGGGCAGCCCGGCCGCGGTCCCGATCTCCACGCCGTACAGCTCCTTGGAGGGGTCGGCGAGCAGGGCCCGGAGGACGAGCTGGGTCGGGATGGTCATGCGCGGGGTCCGCTGCTGCTCCATACTCGTAGTCTACCTAGACCCTACGTTGAACACAACACTGTAGCTGTTGCGGATTGCGTGACGGCTCGGCAAATGAAGCGCATTGTCTTGCTGCGATCGCTCCTTCCGCGGAGTTGGCATCACCACGTCACAGCCTCACCGCCCGACCCGGTTTGGCGTCTGACCACGTGGTGCAAGCATCCCCGAGTTGGAAAGCTCGCCATCGGCGCCTGAAGGACGGTGGGAAATGAGGATCGGGGTTGGCATCTTTCTGATGGTGCTGGGCGCCATCCTGGCTTTCGCGGTGGAGACCGACGTCCCCGGGATCAACGTCAACACGCTCGGGGTCATCCTGTTGCTGATCGGCCTGGTCGCGCTGCTGTACTCGCTGTTGTTCTGGAGCACCGTGACTCCCTGGGGCCGGCGCAGAGTCGACGCCCGGCGCCGCATGGTCGGGCTGGAGCCACCGGCCGACGTGGTCGAGGAACGCCGCCTCGACGACGGTCTTCCCTAGTCGCTGGACGTGGCGAGCGGTCCCAGGACGTAGAACTCACTTCCTGTGGACCTCGCTGTTCAGGCCAGTCGCTTCTCGAACACGATCGACCTGCGCGCATAGCCCATGCCCTGCTCGTAGAACGGGACCGACAGCGGACTGTCGTGGTAGGTGGTGAGCACGGAGCGGACCGCGCCCCTGTCCCGCCCCCACGCCTCGACGGCGTGCATCAGCCGTGCGCCCACACCACGGCGCCGATAGGCGGCCGCCACCCCGAGCGCGTCGACGTAGAGGCGTGTCCGGCCAAGGTCGCGGAGGACCTGCCGCTCGGCGTCCTCGGCCGGCCGCTCCAGACGGGCGGCGACATCTCCGACCACCCGGCCGTCGACCTCACCGACCAGCCAGACGGCGTCGTCCGGCCGTGGCCGTCGCAGCAGCTCCTCGAACCACGCCGCCAGCCCCTCGGCGGGAGGGACCTGGAAGGCGTCGGCGTCGAGCGCGACGTAGTGCCGTGCCCCGTCGATCCAGTTCCGGGCAAGGTCCGCGGCGTCATCCGGTCGCGCCGGCCGGACGACAAGCGATTCCATGGCCGTACTCTAGCTCGCCCGAACCGCCGCCAGCCCGTGTCGCCGGTCGAATACCCGTTGTCCGGGCGGCGCCGGTGTGCGACCGTCACGGCGACGGCGGAGGTGCGCATGGCGATCATGGTCCTCGGCAGGGTCGCGGTCTGCGACCGCAGGAGCTGACCTGACGGTTGGTCTCGACCACGCCCCCGGGCGGGGCGTTGCCACGCTGCACGAGGAGCACTCCATGTCATCGCATGTCCCCTTCGAACCGCTGCCCGGCTCCAACGGGCAGCCCACCGCGACCGTCCGCCACGGCGACACGATCCTGCGCCCGGCCGGGCCCTGGACACCGGCCGTGCACGCCCTGCTCCGGCACCTCGAGGAGGTCGGGTTCCCCGCCTCGCCCCGCGTCGTGGGCGACGGCTACGACGACCAGGGCCGGGAGGTCCTGACCTACACGGATCGCCCACCCGCGCCCCTACACCGGCGAGGGCATCTGGCAGGTCGGCCGGCTCCTGCGCGCCCTCCACGACGCCACCGCCGGCTTCCGGCCGCCACCAGGGGCACGCTGGCGGCCCTGGAGCCTCCGCAGCCGCGCGCCCGGCGCCGTCGTCAGCCACTGCGACGCCGGCCCCTGGCACGTCATCCTGCGCGAGGGCCGCCCGGTCGGGCTGATCGACTGGTCCACGGCCGGCCCCACCGACCGCCTGGAGGAGCTGGCCGCCACCGGCTGGTGGAACGCGCAGCTCGGCTTCGGCGACGACCTCGACCCGGGCAGCCACTCCCCTGACGCCGCCGCCCGCCGGGGGGCGCGGCTGCGGTCGTTCCTGGACGGCTACGGCCTGCCGGCCGCCGCCCGGCCGGGTCTGGTGACCCGCATGGTCGAGTTCGCCGTCCGCGACTGCGCCGACCTGGCCGAGATCAGGCGGATCGCGCCCGGCTCGAACGACCCCACCACCCTGTGGACG from Actinomycetota bacterium includes these protein-coding regions:
- a CDS encoding helix-turn-helix transcriptional regulator; amino-acid sequence: MTIPTQLVLRALLADPSKELYGVEIGTAAGLPSGTIHPILARLETVGWLTSRWEDIDPRTEGRPARRYYQLTPDGLERAR
- a CDS encoding DUF6458 family protein translates to MRIGVGIFLMVLGAILAFAVETDVPGINVNTLGVILLLIGLVALLYSLLFWSTVTPWGRRRVDARRRMVGLEPPADVVEERRLDDGLP
- a CDS encoding GNAT family N-acetyltransferase, which encodes MESLVVRPARPDDAADLARNWIDGARHYVALDADAFQVPPAEGLAAWFEELLRRPRPDDAVWLVGEVDGRVVGDVAARLERPAEDAERQVLRDLGRTRLYVDALGVAAAYRRRGVGARLMHAVEAWGRDRGAVRSVLTTYHDSPLSVPFYEQGMGYARRSIVFEKRLA